ACTTTGTTGTGGGGCTGAAAGACAGGACCAGCTCTTTACCAACTCCCAATCATTCCCGGctttcccccacctccccttcaCTCTGCTCCTGGATCTGTTTGGCtgtgtgtgtttcactgacagttgtGGAAGGCAGTCAGAACTGTTGGCTCTCTGTTATTTGGCTCTGATTGGCTGTGTGTGTTTGATTGACAGGGATCCACACAGTACAGGTGATGTATGGCTGTGAGCTGCGGGATGACGGGAGTACCAACGGGTTCCACCAGGAAGGCTGGGACGGGCGGGATTACATCAGCTTTGATAAGGATAACATGGTGTGGGTAACACCGGTAAGCTGGGGACTGATTACCAAGAACAAGTGGGACCAGGACAAGGCCAGGAATCAGCAGAGGAAGGGTTACCTGGAGGGGACCTGCATCGAATGGCTGAAGAAGTACCTGAAACTTGGAGAAAAGGAACTGAGACACGGTGAGTgagtggatgggggtggggggaggggggagagtcagTGAATGAggtgggactgagagtcagtgagtgaggggggtcTGAGAGTTAGTTAGTGGggggggggactgagagtcagcgagtgaggggggactgagagtcagcgagtgaggggggactgagagtcagcGAGTAAGGTGGGACTGAGACTCAGCGAGTGAGGGGGGGACTGAGACTCAGcgagtgaggggggactgagagttggtgagtgaggggggactgagagtcggtgagCGAGGGAGGAgggactgagagtcggtgagtgagggGGAAGGGACTGAGTGTTGGTGAGTAAAGGggggactgagagtcggtgagtcAGAAGAGGTGACTGAGAGTCGGTGAGTCAGAAGAGGTGACTGAGAGTCAGGGTGTCTaaaccccagtttaaaggggtatgtacctttccctggggtcaggggtctaatccccaATTTAAAGGGATATTTGCCATTCCCTGTCTCTCACACTGACCTGCCTCTGATCTGTTTTACTCTCAGTTGCTCCTCAAGTGTTTCTTTCCGCGGACAAGGCATCAGCTGCTAAACCGACACAACTCTGCTGCCTCGTCACAGGATTTTACCCTCGCGATATCGAAGTCACCCTCTTGAGAAATGGCGCACCGATTGCAGACACATGTTCCACTGGCATCCTACCCAACCACGATGGCACCTACCAGCTCAGGAGATGGGTTCAGATCGCACCTGAGAATGGTGCCAACTATTCCTGTCAGTATGAGCAAAGCGAAAAAGAAGGAATGGAGATCCTAGACTGGGGTAAGAGGAACAGTGACTGTTTAGAATCACCTCTCCTCATTCTGCCTTCCAAAATCAATCACctaacacttctctgcattaaactgcatttgtcacatgtctgcccatttcaccagtctgtctatgtcctcctgaaatctgttctAATCCTCTTCATTGGTTActgcatttctgagttttgtgtcattgcACACCTTGAATTTATGCCCTTATACCCAAGTCcagattattaatatatatcaaaaagagatgTGATCCTCATACCAATCCTTCACTTTCtacttccttccagtctgaaaaataatcattcaccattcctctctgatttctgtccctgATCCAATTCCATATCCACTCTGACACTGTCCCTCtaatcccattggcttcaattttactagtaagtctattttgtggcactttatcaaatgccttctgaaagcccaTATACACAACATACagcacactaccctcatcaacactgTCCGTCTATTCATCAGAGAACTTGATCAAGTTTGACAagtttgcctttgacaattctgTGCTCGCTTtcaatttattaacccatgtttttcaaCCTGACATTAAGTTTGTCCCAGATTGTTACAACATTAACAAGAGAGGATCGAGGTAAGTGAAAGCAATCAATGGAGACTGTGATAAGAATTGTAATGGGAGTTGGCTACAGGCTTCCTGATAATACATTCTTCCACTGCATAGCTGTTAATTCAGAGATCAAAGAGACTTGTAGTAAATGAAGAGATGttttaatgggagactttaattcccATATAGATTGGGAAGAACAGAGTAGCTCAAGTCAGAAAGCTTGTGAATTTCTTGACTGCATTCAACATAGTTTTCTGGAACCAACAAACAGGCAGGCCACACTAGCTCTAGTAGTGAGCCAGACATAGTTAATCTAACGGTAAGGGAACATTTACTTAACTGCGAGCCTGACATGTTTGAAAAGGAAAAACATAATACTGTTATGAAGATCCTCGAATTTGGTAAGGCTAACTTTTaataggatgagacagagactgatgACCGCAAACTGAACAAAACTGTTATTGGGTAAAACTACAGATGAACAGtgggaggtgttcagaaaagaattTAGCTTAATACAGAAACGAGAAGGGCCGAGAGGTCTACTCGAGAAGAAGTGAAAGGTAACCTAAAACTAAAGGATAAAGCAAAGCATAGTATAGATCGAGGGGACTGGGAGAGAGCGAAAGAACATACAGTAAGAGCAGAAATATCAACAGACATTTATGAGGGTATCAAGATTAACACAAAGCTTTTACAATTATGTCAGAAGAAAAAGGCCCATGTGGCCCTTTAAAAATCATTGCGGTCATACTGCAAATGTgaataaggaaagggtaggactttTAGAATAATACAATAAAAACAgacaatgttggaaatactcagcaggtcaggtagcatctgtacagagagcaaTAATGTTAacctttcagatcagtgacctccaTTCTGACAAAGtggtattgacctgaaacattaactctgttgctcacgtcatagatgctgcctgacctgctgagtatttctagaatgttatgtttttatttcagatttccagcatctgcagtgttttattTTGTTGGAACTTCGTGTCATTGAATCATAGAAccctacagcacagtaggaggccatttggcccatcgagcctatgcTGGCTCTTGGGATGAGTAGTCATTCTTAGTCCCATGTGTCTGCTTTTTGTCCCTAAATGTGTCAGCTCATCATCCTCAAATATCTGTACAACACCCTGTTTAAAATTGTTTCTGGAATCAGCTTCCACTTCTtttcaggtagaacattccagatcccgACAGCTGAGTAAAATAAAATCCTCATTTCCCCTCTCTATCTtttaccaatgattttaaatctataacctctggttattgacccactcaccggAGGGAATAACTTTCCTCTCTCTACCTTAGCAAAACTGctcatcatcttgaaaaaaatctattaggtcacctcttaaccttctctattccaaggggaacagtcctaacttttccaacctctcctcataactatagtCTGTTATCTCTgttaacatcctgataaacctcctctgtgccctttctaaggcctttacatcttttcggaagtgtggtgcccggaattgtccacaatactccaaccgaggcctaaccagtgatttataaagttctagcatgatcactttacttttatattctgtacctcgattTATAAATCCATGTAACCCATATACTTTtacaaccaccttatcaacttgctgtGCCATCTTTAAGGATTTGTGCATATGGAAACCAAGGTCTCTTtattcatctacacttttcaaaatatcGTCTACATTCTTTCAacattagtccttccaaagtgcatcacttcacacttccctacattgaacttcacctgccacgtCTTtgtccatttcaccatcctgtcaccCTGAAGCCTAGAATgattgaatcacagaatcgttaccgtgcaggagaaggccatttggtccatcttgtctacactggctctctgaaagagcaatttcctcagttccattcagctgccttctccctgtaaccctgcacattcttccttttcatataactgtctaattcccttttgaatgcttcaattgaacctgcctccaccacgttctcaggcagtgcattctaaaccataaccactcgctgcatgaaacagcttttcctcatgtcacttttgcttaactttaccaaatacttgaaatctgtgccctctcattctcgatcctttcacgagtgggaacagtttctctctctctactctgttcagacccctcatgattttgaatacctctatcaaatcacctctcagccttctcttctccaaggaaaacagtcttaacttctccaatctatcttcataactgaaccattctcgtgaaccctttctgtaatctctccaatgccttcacatctttcctaaagtgcggccaccagaactggatgcaatgctccagctgaggccaaactagtgtcttatataaattcaacataacttccttgctcttgtactctatccc
The nucleotide sequence above comes from Heterodontus francisci isolate sHetFra1 chromosome 29, sHetFra1.hap1, whole genome shotgun sequence. Encoded proteins:
- the LOC137346340 gene encoding class I histocompatibility antigen, F10 alpha chain-like isoform X6 — its product is MQSALGTAHRPRTRGRGITQSELDTAHRPRTRGRGITQSELDTAHRARDSIWEKDSPQTVHPRLLREATMIGVIELVLLCGGVSAGSHSLRYFYTAMTPISGLPEFVAVGYVDDATIDYYDSNLQEVISRQQWMAESQGPEYWEQQTQILRSSEHIGQTNIQTALNRTNQTGGIHTVQVMYGCELRDDGSTNGFHQEGWDGRDYISFDKDNMVWVTPVSWGLITKNKWDQDKARNQQRKGYLEGTCIEWLKKYLKLGEKELRHVAPQVFLSADKASAAKPTQLCCLVTGFYPRDIEVTLLRNGAPIADTCSTGILPNHDGTYQLRRWVQIAPENGANYSCQYEQSEKEGMEILDWVETV